A single window of Mustela erminea isolate mMusErm1 chromosome 4, mMusErm1.Pri, whole genome shotgun sequence DNA harbors:
- the ELOVL4 gene encoding elongation of very long chain fatty acids protein 4 isoform X2, giving the protein MASKAFMILDQLCQMQHLRKYKRVENWPLMQSPLPTLCISTLYLLFVWLGPKWMKDREPFQMRLVLIIYNFGMVLLNFFIFRELFMGSYNAGYSYICQSVDYSDNVNEVRIAAALWWYFVSKGVEYLDTVFFILRKKNNQVSFLHVYHHCTMFTLWWIGIKWVAGGQAFFGAQLNSFIHVIMYSYYGLTAFGPWIQKYLWWKRYLTMLQLVQFHVTIGHTALSLYTDCPFPKWMHWALIAYAISFIFLFLNFYVRTYKEPKKAKTGKTAVNGISANGVSKSEKQLVIENGKKLKNGKAKGE; this is encoded by the exons ATAAACGTGTGGAGAATTGGCCTCTGATGCAGTCTCCATTGCCTACACTTTGTATAAGTACTCTTTATCTCCTGTTCGTGTGGTTGGgtccaaaatggatgaaggaccgaGAACCTTTCCAGATGCGTTTAGTGCTCATTATCTATAATTTTGGAATGGTTTTGCTTAACTTTTTTATCTTCAGAGAG TTATTCATGGGATCATATAATGCAGGATACAGCTATATTTGCCAGAGTGTGGATTATTCTGATAATGTTAATGAAGTTAGG ATAGCTGCTGCTCTGTGGTGGTACTTTGTATCTAAAGGGGTTGAGTATTTGGACACGGTGTTTTTTAtcctgaggaagaaaaacaatcaaGTCTCTTTCCTTCATGTATACCATCACTGTACAATGTTTACACTGTGGTGGATTGGAATTAAGTGGGTCGCAGGGGGACAAG CATTTTTTGGAGCACAGCTGAATTCCTTTATCCACGTGATTATGTACTCATACTATGGGCTAACTGCATTTGGCCCATGGATTCAGAAGTATCTTTGGTGGAAAAGATATTTGACCATGTTGCAGCTG gttcaGTTCCATGTGACCATTGGCCACACAGCGCTATCTCTTTACACGGATTGTCCCTTCCCCAAATGGATGCACTGGGCCCTCATCGCTTACGCGATCAGcttcatatttctctttcttaacttCTATGTTCGGACATACAAAGAGCCTAAGAaagcaaaaactggaaaaacagcTGTGAATGGTATTTCAGCAAATGGTGTGAGCAAATCAGAGAAACAACTAGtgatagaaaatggaaaaaagctgAAAAACGGAAAAGCAAAAGGAGAGTAA